A stretch of DNA from Spirosoma endbachense:
TATTCGTTCGAATTCGTCGGGTAATGATGTTCACTACTCCGTCGGTTCCTTCTGCATCGTACCGGGCCGATGGATGGGTGATCACCTCAACGCTAACAATGCTTTCGCCAGGAACTGATTTCAACGCATCTGCCACCGACGAAGCATAGATGTCGGACGGTTTACCATCGATAAAAACCCGGATATTCGAACTCCCCCGCATCGACAGCCCACCGTTCGCGTCGACCGAAAGCAGGGGTACTTTGCGCAGCACATCCGACGCATTGCTACCGGCAATGGCTGGCAGGCTTTCCACGTTGAAGGTAATTCCATCCACTCGTTGTTCAATCAAAGGCTTTTGCCCTCTGACTGTTACGGCTTTCAGATTTTTTACATCCTGACTGATGGCAATGGTGCCCAGATCGAATGTAGGACTTTGACCATTTATCGTCCAGACCGGCGTTTGGAATGCCCGATAACCGACTGCGCTAAACGCAAGGGAATACGTGCCATAGGGCAGATTCTTTAACGAAAAATGCCCCAGGCTGTCTGTAAGTGTACCCTCAGCCAGTTTCTTCTTCGGACCGCCGAGCAATTGAAACAGCTTCACAGTCGCAAATGGAATGGCCTTCCCCGTAATAGAATCTGCAAAAAATCCGCTTGCCGAGCCCAGACTATCAGTGAGTTGGGCTTTCAGTTGGCATTGGCCAAAAACAGATAAAAAAAGGAAGACGAAGAGACGTTTCATAACGATTGGTTTTGTATCAATCGGGTCGTGAGCTGACAATCAGGGCAATAGCGAAGCCGTCCTCGCTCAACCGGGAGGATGTATTGTTCACGAATACAGGGTAGCTATTACTGGTTTATGGGATAATTCGGAATATTTTTCCCGAGGATAATGTGCCGACTGGCTTTAAACATATTGCCGACATCCTTGAGCTTCAGGATGCCACTACCCCCCCGATTCTCCAGCTTTTGCCGCTTTTCGGCAGTAAGCAGCGGGTCGTCATCAAACAGGTACTCATCAATGTAGTATTCATTGATTCCCGGCTCTTTTAGGGTGATGTGAATATGAGCCGGATCCGTACGACCGGGGTACGGGGCCGGACGGAGCGTAACAAACTTGTATTCGCCTTTATCATTGGTACGCATCCAGCCGCGTATGGACCCGTGCCGTTTCTCCCAGCCTTTAGCGTCTGTTTTCGCGGTATAATGACCAGTTTCGTCGGTATGATAGATGTATAAAATGACACCCGGAGCTGGCGTTTTGCCATCTGCCTTATACACAATGCCATTGATGCCCAACGGTTTTTTGCCTTCCCAGGTAGCATCGGGCATCTTCAGGAAGCTATCCAGTTTGTCGAATGGAACCGAAGTCTCATGAATCGCTTCACAGCCTTCGCAGGGGCCGCCTACTTTTGGACTCTGCCCGAATGCGGGCAACGTAAGTATGAGCAGCAGCAGGAGTTTGCAGTAAACATTGATCGAAGGCAGATTTTTATAATAGTTATGATTTAGTATGATTTTATCAATAGGAATCATCATCATCATAAAAATTTGCGTTCGATTCTTCTTCCAGCCAAGAGTCTGGGAAAGCCGAATTAACCAGTTTGTTTTCATATGCAATTGATTTAGCGAAGAGCCTGAACAAAGCAACTGAAGACGTTTATCATTCCAAAAAATAGTAGACCAACGGTCGGAAAAATAGACGAGCCGCATGGGCGAATTCCCTTCCTCTACTTTTTTGGTCGTTGGTCGATATAATTTTCAGGTCGTTTTTCTTTTACGTTCATTTACATCGGATTACAAACTGTTTTTCGCATGGACTTTCTGGATAGACGCGTAAAAATTCCGCTCTCCAACCGAACTATCCCAGTCAAGTACGCGCTGGTGCATACGGCCTATTGGATACTGATAACCGGTTTTTTTCTCTATGAGAAGCGATACCTGATTTATAAGGCCGGTTTGCCTTTTTTTGCGGCCTGTGTGAGTATTCGAGTTGTTCTGCTGATTGGCATTGCTTACCTCAATCTACACTACCTGTTACCCCGCTATTTGCTAACCGGGCGTTATGTCCGCTATTTCTCATTGGTATTCCTGTCAATCCTGGGCTATCTGTTCGTACAGACTCTTTATGATTATTTTTTATACGGATTCATCATCGCTCCAACTCTAAACCGGAATTGGTACGAAACGTTATCCTACAATTTCTTTAGCACCTTGTGGTACCTGGGCCTGATGGTTCCCCTGAAACTGAGCATCGACTGGTATGAGCAGCAGCGTATGATGCAGAAGATTGCGGTTGAAAAATTACAGGCTGAGGTGAATTTCCTGCGGTCGCAGGTGAACCCGCACTTTCTGTTCAATATCCTCAACAACCTCTATGCGCTGACCCTTAAGAAGTCCGATCTTGCCCCGGATATGGTCTTGAAGCTATCCGAAATGATGGAGTATATGCTCTATGACAGCGATGATGCACGGGTGCCGCTCGAAAAGGAAATTGGCTATTTACAGAACTACATTGAACTGGAGAAAATCCGCTGTGGTGATCATTCCGAGATTGCCCTTCAAATCAACGGTAATCCGAACGGGCAGGAAATCGCTCCACTTTTGTTGCTGCCGCTGGTCGAAAATGCGTTTAAGCACGGCGTGGGCAAACAGGCCGAAAAATCCTGGCTTCATGGCACACTGACTCTGAATTCAACAGCGATGGAAATGACGGTTGAAAACAACAAACCAACCGCACAGCCTAAGCAACAGAAAGGTGGTATTGGTCTGACCAATCTTCGGAAACGACTGGAACTGCTCTATCCAGGACGCTATACGCTTCAAACAGAAGACAGGCTGGATACCTACAAAGCGGCTTTATATATCTCATTTGCTGACTGATAGCGCAATGTGCCTGTGCTTTCGACCCTAAACACGAACGAGCGATGGATAGTCTATTTCGTTATCTATTGATTTCCTTCCTACTAGCGCGGTTGATCAATTCCGAACAGTTGAGCAAGTACACAGATGGACTTGCCCCGATTAGCAAGCCTGACTACAAATGGACAAAAAAGCTGGAGGAGGGCCCCTGGAAAAAGAGCTATAATTTCCAGATGTTCAGTCATCGGGATACGCTTTGGGTTTTCCATCCCGATGGCAACTGGTTCTCGGTTGATGGCAGAAACTGGAAAAAATCGACATTGCCCAATGCCATTTCCAACCTGGCATTTCTGGATTACGTCCAGTTCAACGACACGATTCTTGGGCTTGGCCATTTTACGGGGAATATCGAACGATATACGTTTAGGCCCGAAATTTACCAGACTCAGGATCTGAGGCACTGGAATCGCATCGCCGGAGAAAGCAATCTGCCCAGGCGATTTTTCTATCACCCCTTTGTTTTTCAGCATAAGATCTGGCTGATCGGCGGAGAAAACAGCCAGACCCAATTCGCCGATATCTGGAATTCGCCGGATGGTGTCCATTGGAAGAACGTAAAAGACAATCTACCGTTTGGTAAGCGAAGTGGTAGCCAGATCGTAACCTTACAGAATAAATTATACCTCCTCAATAACGACGTCTGGTCGTCGAACGATGGCGTAAACTGGAAGCTGGAAACGCCCGAAATTGTCAAGGGCACACAAATTTTCGGCTATGCGGCCGTGGTGCTGGATGGGCAGATCTGGCTATTGGGCTGTAACCGAAATGGGCAATTCAGCAGTCAGGTTTTAGTCAGTTCGGATGGGCGCACCTGGCGCGAACAAAACGCACCCTGGTCACCGCGCGGAGGGATTGCGGCCTGTGTGCATCGAGGGAGAATCTACATGACGGGCGGAAAATATGGTGGGCAGGATATCAGCCAGCCTGACTTCGTTTACAGCAACGATGTGTGGACGCTGGAACGGAAATGACGTGTGAAAAATACGCACAAATAGACCCTTATTTACTATGAATTTCGCCAAAATCAGTATGCTTGTCCTGCTGGCTAGCTGGTTTGTCCAGGCCAGTCGAACATCGCCCGAACCAGCCATTTTTGTGGCCAGCAGCCCCTGCGACATGATTCCGAGAACGATGCTGTCGATTCCAGCCAGTGCAGATTGTGAGTTTATAAAATGGAACGTAGCCCTTCAGCGGGACCCTCGAAATCAAGCGCCTACGGTCTATAAAATTCGGTATACCTATGGCATGACGCAACCGAATACAACCGGCTTCCAAAATGGTGGAATCAGCCTGGAGAAGGAAGGGAAATGGGCGATTCTGAAAGATGCCCAAAACAGGGAGATTTATCGATTAAATCCGGATACACCCGAAACGGCCATCTCTTTTGTCAATCTGGAAGGTAATGGCTCGGGGAGTCGGCTGCTCCACTTATTGGATCAGCAGGGCAAACTAATGATTGGTCATGAGGGCTGGAGTTATACCCTGAATAGAAAATAATCGTTGAACGCAATGAAAATGAGAACCCTATCCGTCTTCCTGATCGGCCTGCTTTTCTCTGCCAATCTGGTCAACGCGCAGGAAGCCCGCCTGACGAATGTTCCCTCGAAAAAAACCTCCCGCTCACCCGTTGCCAGTGGACCGGCAGTGGTTGGTGTTTTTGGCGGCAGGTTCCCTTGTTCCGAAATCGCCAAAGACTGGAAGATTTCTGTTAGCCCGGAGTGCTGGAAAGTGAAGTGGGGACTAACGCTCTATCAGGACCCGACTACTCATGAGCCAACGACTTATCGTCTATTGGGAACGTTGAACCGCTCGGCGGCTCGGGAAGGAAAATGGGCAATCGTACACGGTACAAAAACTGATCCAAACGCTATTGTTTATCAATTGGATTCCGACAAACCTGAGGTTTCCATTTATTTGCTGAAAGGCGATGATAACGTGTTGTTTATTCTGGACCAGGAACGCCGATTTAGGGTTGGCGACGAGAATTTGAGTTACACCCTGAACCGGGTTGTCAATTAACCGGCAGGATTTCCGGAAACCACCAAACCAATGATGCTAAACTGTGTAGTCGTCGATGACGAGGCACTAGCCCGTGAAGTGCTGGAAGGCTATCTGGGTCGATTCGATTTTACCGGGTCCGTGCACCAATTCGGCAATGCTCGTGAAGCCCTTTTGTATCTGGAAAATCATGAAGCCGATGTGTTGTTTCTGGACATCGAAATGCCCGGTATGAACGGTATTGATTTTCTGAAAACGCTGCCTCGTCCACCCATTACGGTTTTTACCACCGCTTACCGCGACTATGCATTCGAGGGCTTTGAACTGGGCGTTATCGATTTTTTGTTAAAACCCATTTCCTATCCTCGATTCATACAGGCAATCGAGAAAATCCGCGACTTTTTAGCTCTGAAAGAACAAAACGCCAATCTGGAAAACGGCCCGGCCGAAACTCGCCCCGAGTCAATCTTTGTAAAAAGTGGCCTACAGCGTATCAAGCTGAATTTTAATGATGTAATCTATATCCAGGGACTTAAGGATTACGCTATTATCTATACGACTACCAGTAAAATTGTCATAAAAGGCTCTATCAAAGCCATGCACGAGATTTTTCCTCAAAGCCAGTTCATGCGGGTACACAAGTCGTTCATTGCGGCTGTGTCGAGAATCAGTCGAATTGAGCGCAACCGGCTGATCGTGAATGGGAACCAGATCCCAATCGGGCGTAATTATAAAGAAGAGGTTGAGAAAACTCTGTTTGACCGCCGACAGTAAGCATTGGCAGCAATGAATTTGGGAGGTTCAACAAAAAAGTCCCCGTTATCGAGCCGATAGCGGGGAACTTCAAATCTACTAACCCAAAACTACATGAAAAAATAGTAATAGGACTTTCGCTCAGAACCACGGTCCGCCAGTAGTAACCGTGGCACCGCAACGGCGGACCGTGGTTCTGAGCGAAAGTCCTAATTATACTTCGCTAAGGACTTTCTCGCCGACAAACTGCTGATTCTGGTTTTTAAAGAGCAGGTTGAAAGAAGTAAGGCTCCCGTATATTCTTGTGATGTATTGCTGAATATTCACTTTCTCTTCATCGTCCAGATTGCTGGNNNNNNNNNNCTAGCTAGCTAGCNNNNNNNNNNGGGCAGGTAGAAGGGCAGGTGAATCGGCTGAAGACCATCAAGCGAACCATGTATGGCAGAGCCAGTTTTGACCTGTTACGAAAACGAGTGGTTGGATTGGGTTAATCACCAAAAGTGATTCAGAACCTGAGGCAGCGAAATCTCC
This window harbors:
- a CDS encoding dioxygenase family protein; protein product: MKTNWLIRLSQTLGWKKNRTQIFMMMMIPIDKIILNHNYYKNLPSINVYCKLLLLLILTLPAFGQSPKVGGPCEGCEAIHETSVPFDKLDSFLKMPDATWEGKKPLGINGIVYKADGKTPAPGVILYIYHTDETGHYTAKTDAKGWEKRHGSIRGWMRTNDKGEYKFVTLRPAPYPGRTDPAHIHITLKEPGINEYYIDEYLFDDDPLLTAEKRQKLENRGGSGILKLKDVGNMFKASRHIILGKNIPNYPINQ
- a CDS encoding sensor histidine kinase translates to MDFLDRRVKIPLSNRTIPVKYALVHTAYWILITGFFLYEKRYLIYKAGLPFFAACVSIRVVLLIGIAYLNLHYLLPRYLLTGRYVRYFSLVFLSILGYLFVQTLYDYFLYGFIIAPTLNRNWYETLSYNFFSTLWYLGLMVPLKLSIDWYEQQRMMQKIAVEKLQAEVNFLRSQVNPHFLFNILNNLYALTLKKSDLAPDMVLKLSEMMEYMLYDSDDARVPLEKEIGYLQNYIELEKIRCGDHSEIALQINGNPNGQEIAPLLLLPLVENAFKHGVGKQAEKSWLHGTLTLNSTAMEMTVENNKPTAQPKQQKGGIGLTNLRKRLELLYPGRYTLQTEDRLDTYKAALYISFAD
- a CDS encoding Kelch repeat-containing protein encodes the protein MDSLFRYLLISFLLARLINSEQLSKYTDGLAPISKPDYKWTKKLEEGPWKKSYNFQMFSHRDTLWVFHPDGNWFSVDGRNWKKSTLPNAISNLAFLDYVQFNDTILGLGHFTGNIERYTFRPEIYQTQDLRHWNRIAGESNLPRRFFYHPFVFQHKIWLIGGENSQTQFADIWNSPDGVHWKNVKDNLPFGKRSGSQIVTLQNKLYLLNNDVWSSNDGVNWKLETPEIVKGTQIFGYAAVVLDGQIWLLGCNRNGQFSSQVLVSSDGRTWREQNAPWSPRGGIAACVHRGRIYMTGGKYGGQDISQPDFVYSNDVWTLERK
- a CDS encoding copper resistance protein NlpE N-terminal domain-containing protein — its product is MNFAKISMLVLLASWFVQASRTSPEPAIFVASSPCDMIPRTMLSIPASADCEFIKWNVALQRDPRNQAPTVYKIRYTYGMTQPNTTGFQNGGISLEKEGKWAILKDAQNREIYRLNPDTPETAISFVNLEGNGSGSRLLHLLDQQGKLMIGHEGWSYTLNRK
- a CDS encoding copper resistance protein NlpE N-terminal domain-containing protein encodes the protein MRTLSVFLIGLLFSANLVNAQEARLTNVPSKKTSRSPVASGPAVVGVFGGRFPCSEIAKDWKISVSPECWKVKWGLTLYQDPTTHEPTTYRLLGTLNRSAAREGKWAIVHGTKTDPNAIVYQLDSDKPEVSIYLLKGDDNVLFILDQERRFRVGDENLSYTLNRVVN
- a CDS encoding LytR/AlgR family response regulator transcription factor; translated protein: MMLNCVVVDDEALAREVLEGYLGRFDFTGSVHQFGNAREALLYLENHEADVLFLDIEMPGMNGIDFLKTLPRPPITVFTTAYRDYAFEGFELGVIDFLLKPISYPRFIQAIEKIRDFLALKEQNANLENGPAETRPESIFVKSGLQRIKLNFNDVIYIQGLKDYAIIYTTTSKIVIKGSIKAMHEIFPQSQFMRVHKSFIAAVSRISRIERNRLIVNGNQIPIGRNYKEEVEKTLFDRRQ